The proteins below are encoded in one region of Gaiella occulta:
- a CDS encoding GAF domain-containing protein translates to MKRAAADMDTVLTRIISTVASSIELDEVLRAVVRLLSDASAVHACFVYLLDDGGEQLVLRAAGEPYEHLIGRIVLERGKGLAWWAAQHNEPAFIPDNLLDDPRVEYVPELEEERFQSLLSVPIAARDGTVIGVISAHTEAPREFTQGEVEFLVTSASLVAGAIENARLYEEMRTRVRELEAIADLAEAIAGARSLDELVPEVASRAVDLLAASACHVYLLEPGGEDLTLHASAPARAPARATLRLAELGSELARGGRASQVAVPLVAGDELLGLLVAEASAAADLARAVASQTAVGIKKIQLIERLTEKNLIKDFFEDLAAGRVGADVEGRAARLGCDFDLPYIVLAADPADEALEPALAALLPGSLFDRRGTTLRGLLRVPAAGPERVAASVRRVHAAQTAPVAIGLSSPCTGIGTFREGFEEARQALLGSTVLKREASVLGFDDLGAYKYILRIALEGGIRDATIEAVSRLADYDRQRSASLLRTLEEFLHRRGNISATSEALYVHPNTLRQRLRRIGELSGIDLRRDDWLMVEIAVKLVRLQLALGASDTPPS, encoded by the coding sequence GTGAAGCGCGCCGCAGCCGACATGGACACGGTGCTCACGCGCATCATCTCGACGGTCGCTTCCAGCATCGAGCTCGACGAGGTGCTGCGCGCGGTCGTGCGGCTGCTCTCCGACGCGAGCGCCGTGCACGCGTGCTTCGTCTACCTCCTCGACGACGGCGGCGAGCAACTCGTGCTGCGGGCCGCGGGAGAGCCGTACGAGCATCTGATCGGGCGCATCGTGCTGGAGCGCGGCAAGGGTCTCGCCTGGTGGGCGGCCCAGCACAACGAGCCGGCGTTCATCCCCGACAACCTGCTCGACGACCCTCGCGTCGAATACGTTCCCGAGCTCGAGGAGGAGCGGTTCCAGTCGCTCCTCAGCGTTCCCATCGCCGCACGCGACGGCACCGTGATCGGCGTCATCAGCGCCCACACCGAGGCGCCGCGCGAGTTCACGCAGGGCGAGGTCGAGTTCCTCGTCACGAGCGCGTCGCTCGTCGCAGGAGCGATCGAGAACGCGCGGCTGTACGAGGAGATGCGCACGCGCGTCCGTGAGCTGGAGGCGATCGCGGATCTCGCCGAGGCGATCGCCGGCGCACGGTCGCTCGACGAGCTCGTGCCCGAGGTCGCCTCCCGCGCCGTCGACCTGCTGGCGGCATCCGCCTGCCACGTGTACCTGCTCGAGCCCGGGGGCGAGGATCTGACGCTCCACGCCTCCGCGCCCGCGCGGGCGCCCGCGCGGGCGACGCTCAGACTGGCCGAGCTCGGCTCGGAGCTCGCGCGCGGCGGCCGGGCGTCGCAGGTCGCGGTCCCTCTCGTCGCCGGCGACGAGCTGCTCGGCCTGCTCGTCGCCGAGGCCAGCGCCGCCGCCGATCTCGCGCGTGCGGTCGCGAGCCAGACGGCGGTCGGGATCAAGAAGATCCAGCTCATCGAGCGCCTGACGGAGAAGAACCTGATCAAGGACTTCTTCGAGGATCTCGCCGCCGGAAGGGTGGGCGCAGACGTCGAGGGCCGCGCGGCCCGGCTCGGCTGCGACTTCGACCTGCCCTACATCGTGCTCGCCGCCGATCCCGCCGACGAGGCCCTCGAGCCCGCCCTGGCGGCCCTTCTGCCGGGCTCGCTGTTCGACCGGCGCGGCACGACCCTCCGCGGGCTCCTGCGTGTCCCGGCCGCAGGGCCGGAGCGGGTCGCCGCGAGCGTCCGGCGCGTGCACGCCGCCCAGACGGCTCCCGTGGCGATCGGGCTGTCGAGCCCGTGCACGGGCATCGGCACGTTCCGCGAGGGGTTCGAGGAGGCGCGCCAGGCGCTGCTCGGCAGCACCGTGCTCAAGCGCGAGGCGTCCGTGCTCGGCTTCGACGACCTCGGCGCCTACAAGTACATCCTCCGGATCGCGCTCGAGGGCGGCATCCGCGACGCGACGATCGAGGCGGTCTCCCGGCTCGCGGACTACGACCGGCAGCGAAGCGCCTCGCTGCTGCGGACGCTCGAGGAGTTCCTGCACCGGCGCGGCAACATCAGCGCCACCTCGGAAGCGCTCTACGTCCATCCGAACACGCTGCGACAGCGCCTGCGCCGGATCGGCGAGCTCTCGGGCATCGACCTGCGCCGCGACGACTGGCTGATGGTCGAGATCGCCGTCAAGCTCGTACGGCTGCAGCTCGCGCTGGGTGCTTCCGACACACCTCCCTCGTAG
- the glnT gene encoding type III glutamate--ammonia ligase, protein MASDAARLEQIRSTIADREIEFIFAQFVDMYGRPSAKLVPAAQLDSLVEDGAGFAGFAAGEIGQLPSDPDIAAIPDLDSFTPVPWQPNLARFACDVTVEGEAWPYCPRTVLRNVLAQAAEQGYEFKIGIELEYFLVQLNADGTIEIADKRDTLEKPCYDMAGLTRQYEFLTRVSRYCNELGWGNYANDHEDANGQFEQNFEYADALVTCDRAIFFRYMVHTLAEQHGVVATFMPKPFTTLTGNGAHFHMSLWKDGVNVFLDEGDSRGLGLSECAYNFIGGLKAHARAYSALTAPTVNSYKRLKLGSTASGATWSPVWISYGYNNRTQMLRIPAPGRIEDRTVDGSCNPYLAAAAVLASGLDGIANKLDAGEPNAENLYSFPYEELVGRGLRSLPATLHEAVEELERDDVLRAALGRTRENEEYVDYYLRVKRDEWFRYHEQVTPWEIREYLTRF, encoded by the coding sequence ATGGCAAGCGACGCGGCCCGGCTCGAGCAGATCCGCTCGACGATCGCGGACAGGGAGATCGAGTTCATCTTCGCGCAGTTCGTGGACATGTACGGCCGGCCGAGCGCCAAGCTCGTGCCGGCGGCGCAGCTCGACTCCCTCGTCGAGGACGGCGCCGGCTTCGCCGGCTTCGCTGCCGGCGAGATCGGGCAGTTGCCGAGCGACCCGGACATCGCCGCGATCCCCGACCTCGACAGCTTCACGCCCGTCCCCTGGCAGCCGAACCTCGCGCGCTTCGCCTGCGACGTGACCGTCGAGGGCGAGGCCTGGCCGTACTGCCCGCGCACGGTTCTCCGCAACGTGCTCGCGCAGGCCGCGGAGCAGGGCTACGAGTTCAAGATCGGGATCGAGCTCGAGTACTTCCTCGTGCAGCTCAACGCGGACGGCACGATCGAGATCGCCGACAAGCGCGACACGCTCGAGAAGCCCTGCTACGACATGGCCGGCCTCACCCGCCAGTACGAGTTCCTCACGCGCGTGTCGAGGTACTGCAACGAGCTCGGCTGGGGCAACTACGCGAACGACCACGAGGACGCGAATGGCCAGTTCGAGCAGAACTTCGAGTACGCCGACGCCCTCGTCACCTGCGACCGCGCGATCTTCTTCCGCTACATGGTGCACACGCTCGCCGAGCAGCACGGCGTCGTGGCGACGTTCATGCCGAAGCCGTTCACGACTCTCACCGGCAACGGCGCCCACTTCCACATGTCGCTGTGGAAGGACGGCGTCAACGTCTTCCTCGACGAGGGCGACTCGCGCGGGCTCGGCCTGTCGGAGTGCGCCTACAACTTCATCGGCGGGCTCAAGGCGCACGCGCGCGCCTACAGCGCGCTGACGGCGCCGACGGTGAACTCGTACAAGCGGCTGAAGCTCGGCTCGACCGCGAGCGGTGCCACCTGGTCGCCCGTGTGGATCTCGTACGGCTACAACAACCGCACGCAGATGCTGCGCATCCCCGCGCCCGGGCGCATCGAGGACCGCACCGTCGACGGATCGTGCAACCCGTACCTGGCGGCGGCAGCGGTGCTCGCATCCGGCCTCGACGGCATCGCCAACAAGCTCGACGCGGGCGAGCCCAACGCGGAGAACCTCTACAGCTTCCCGTACGAGGAGCTCGTCGGCCGCGGCCTGCGCTCGCTCCCTGCGACGCTGCACGAGGCGGTGGAGGAGCTCGAGCGGGACGACGTCCTGCGCGCGGCGCTCGGCCGCACGCGCGAGAACGAGGAGTACGTCGACTACTACCTCCGCGTCAAGCGCGACGAATGGTTCCGCTACCACGAGCAGGTGACCCCCTGGGAGATCCGGGAGTACCTCACCCGCTTCTGA
- a CDS encoding class II glutamine amidotransferase — translation MCGIVGLFAKSPELEQRLGVHLAAMLAQMSNRGPDSAGVAVYHDPAPPGSSKLTLYSADPAQQWGDLCAELAGTFGAAHEKSVRASHAVVLVDADAGEAESWVRSHHPELRVMSAGTVIEIYKEVGRPEVFAEQFRLTDLQGTHALGHTRMATESRVTTEGSHPFSTGLDLCLVHNGSLSNHNTLRRKLQREGIEFQTENDTEVAAGYLAWRLREGASLEQALEGCLDDLDGFYTFAVGTADGFAVLRDPIACKPAVLAETDDWVAMASEYHAIAVLPGADEARMWEPEPGVVYVWEKAVV, via the coding sequence ATGTGCGGGATCGTCGGACTGTTCGCCAAATCGCCTGAGCTCGAGCAGCGTCTCGGCGTGCACCTCGCGGCGATGCTCGCGCAGATGTCCAACCGCGGCCCGGACAGCGCGGGCGTCGCCGTCTACCACGACCCGGCGCCACCCGGCTCGAGCAAGCTGACCCTCTACTCGGCCGATCCCGCACAGCAGTGGGGAGATCTCTGCGCCGAGCTCGCCGGCACCTTCGGCGCCGCGCACGAGAAGAGCGTGCGCGCCAGCCATGCCGTCGTCCTCGTCGACGCCGACGCCGGGGAGGCCGAGTCCTGGGTGCGGAGTCACCATCCCGAGCTTCGGGTCATGAGCGCCGGCACCGTGATCGAGATCTACAAGGAGGTGGGGCGACCCGAGGTCTTCGCCGAGCAGTTCCGCCTCACGGATCTGCAGGGCACGCACGCTCTCGGCCACACCCGTATGGCGACGGAGAGCCGCGTGACGACGGAGGGCTCGCATCCGTTCTCGACCGGCCTCGACCTCTGCCTCGTCCACAACGGCTCCCTCTCGAACCACAACACCCTGCGGCGCAAGCTGCAGCGCGAGGGCATCGAGTTCCAGACCGAGAACGACACCGAGGTCGCGGCCGGCTACCTCGCATGGCGGCTGCGCGAGGGCGCGTCGCTGGAGCAGGCGCTCGAGGGCTGCCTCGACGATCTCGACGGCTTCTACACGTTCGCGGTCGGGACTGCCGACGGATTCGCCGTGCTGCGCGACCCGATCGCGTGCAAGCCGGCCGTCCTCGCGGAGACCGACGACTGGGTCGCGATGGCGTCCGAGTACCACGCGATCGCCGTGCTGCCCGGCGCCGACGAGGCCCGCATGTGGGAGCCGGAGCCCGGCGTCGTGTACGTGTGGGAGAAGGCGGTCGTCTGA
- a CDS encoding glutamate synthase, with the protein MVADAALATEVVDLAVTPLRELNQRLHDVGRTGAGPARWRIVNPRGAHAVACGLDAELEVEIDGHVGYYCAGMNQHASVRVKGNAGTGLAENMMSGTVVVEGGASQSAGASAHGGLLVVHGDAAARCGISMKGVDIVVRGSVGHLSAFMAQTGRLVVCGDAGDSLGDSIYEARLYVRGEVAGLGADCIEKEMRAEHVEEVRELLARAGIDDAAAEEFRRYGSARQLYTFKVDNAGAY; encoded by the coding sequence ATGGTCGCCGACGCCGCGCTCGCCACCGAGGTCGTCGACCTCGCCGTCACGCCCCTGCGCGAGCTGAACCAGCGCCTCCACGACGTGGGGCGGACGGGCGCCGGGCCGGCACGCTGGCGCATCGTCAATCCCCGCGGCGCGCACGCGGTCGCCTGCGGGCTCGATGCGGAGCTCGAGGTCGAGATCGACGGGCACGTCGGCTACTACTGCGCCGGCATGAACCAGCACGCGAGCGTGCGGGTGAAGGGCAATGCCGGCACCGGTCTCGCGGAGAACATGATGTCGGGCACGGTCGTCGTCGAGGGCGGCGCGAGCCAGTCCGCGGGCGCCTCCGCGCACGGCGGCCTGCTCGTCGTCCACGGCGATGCCGCCGCGCGCTGCGGGATCTCGATGAAGGGCGTCGACATCGTCGTGCGGGGCTCGGTCGGCCACCTGAGCGCGTTCATGGCGCAGACGGGCCGTCTGGTCGTCTGCGGCGACGCGGGCGACTCGCTCGGCGACTCGATCTACGAGGCGCGCCTCTACGTACGCGGAGAGGTGGCGGGGCTCGGCGCCGACTGCATCGAGAAGGAGATGCGCGCGGAGCACGTCGAAGAGGTGCGGGAGCTGCTCGCCCGGGCGGGGATCGACGACGCCGCCGCGGAGGAGTTCCGGCGCTACGGGTCGGCGAGGCAGCTCTACACGTTCAAGGTCGACAACGCGGGGGCCTACTGA
- a CDS encoding FMN-binding glutamate synthase family protein → MAATLPGESSRGGEWQPGLRESALFDRNVIAEIQRAAREGIYDIRGFGAKRRLPHFDDLLFLGASVSRYPLEGYRERCDTNVTLGTRFASKPLELKIPITIAGMSFGALSAPAKEALGRAATEVGTSTTTGDGGMTPEERGHSKLLVYQLLPSRYGMNPDDLRKADAIEVVVGQGAKPGGGGMLLGHKISDRVAAMRDLPKGIDQRSACRHPDWTGPDDLEIKIGELREITDWEKPIFVKVGATRTYYDVQLAVKAGADVIVVDGMQGGTAATQDVFIEHVGIPTLCALPLAVQALQELGLHREVQLVVSGGIRSGADVAKALALGADAVSIGTAALIAMGDNSPDYETEYRKIGTSAGFYDDWQAGRDPAGISTQDDELASRFDPVLGGRKVANYLRVLTLETQTLARACGKSHVHNLEPEDLVALTIEASLMARVPLAGMQLPLIDELAVRVAPRVAGERDRPAARR, encoded by the coding sequence ATGGCGGCGACCCTTCCGGGCGAGAGCTCTCGCGGCGGGGAGTGGCAGCCGGGCCTGCGCGAGTCGGCGCTGTTCGACCGCAACGTGATCGCCGAGATCCAGCGGGCCGCACGGGAGGGCATCTACGACATCCGCGGGTTCGGCGCCAAGCGCCGTCTGCCGCACTTCGACGACCTGCTCTTCCTCGGCGCGAGCGTCTCGCGCTACCCGCTCGAGGGCTACCGCGAGCGCTGTGACACGAACGTCACGCTCGGCACGCGCTTCGCGTCGAAGCCGCTCGAGCTGAAGATCCCGATCACGATCGCCGGCATGAGCTTCGGCGCCCTCTCCGCCCCCGCCAAGGAGGCGCTCGGACGGGCCGCCACCGAGGTCGGCACCTCGACGACGACCGGCGACGGCGGCATGACGCCCGAGGAGCGCGGCCACTCGAAGCTGCTCGTCTACCAGCTGCTGCCGTCCCGTTACGGCATGAACCCCGACGACCTGCGCAAGGCCGACGCGATCGAGGTCGTCGTCGGCCAGGGGGCGAAGCCCGGCGGCGGCGGCATGCTGCTCGGCCACAAGATCTCCGACCGGGTCGCGGCGATGCGCGACCTGCCGAAGGGGATCGACCAGCGCAGCGCCTGCCGGCACCCGGACTGGACGGGCCCCGACGATCTCGAGATCAAGATCGGCGAGCTGCGCGAGATCACCGACTGGGAGAAGCCGATCTTCGTCAAGGTCGGCGCCACGCGGACGTACTACGACGTGCAGCTCGCGGTGAAGGCGGGCGCCGACGTGATCGTCGTCGACGGCATGCAGGGCGGCACCGCCGCCACCCAGGACGTGTTCATCGAGCACGTCGGGATTCCGACGCTGTGCGCGCTCCCCCTTGCCGTGCAGGCGCTGCAGGAGCTCGGCCTCCACCGCGAGGTGCAGCTGGTCGTCTCGGGCGGCATTCGCAGCGGGGCGGACGTCGCGAAGGCGCTCGCGCTCGGTGCCGACGCCGTCTCCATCGGCACGGCGGCGCTGATCGCGATGGGCGACAACAGCCCCGACTACGAGACCGAATACCGCAAGATCGGCACCTCGGCCGGGTTCTACGACGACTGGCAGGCGGGCCGTGACCCGGCCGGCATCTCGACCCAGGACGACGAGCTCGCATCCCGCTTCGACCCCGTGCTCGGGGGCCGCAAGGTCGCGAACTACCTGCGCGTCCTGACGCTCGAGACGCAGACGCTCGCGCGCGCCTGCGGCAAGTCGCACGTGCACAACCTCGAGCCCGAGGACCTCGTCGCGCTCACGATCGAGGCGTCGCTGATGGCGCGCGTGCCCCTCGCCGGCATGCAGCTGCCGCTCATCGACGAGCTCGCGGTCAGGGTCGCGCCCCGCGTTGCGGGCGAGCGAGACCGTCCGGCCGCCCGCCGGTAG
- a CDS encoding universal stress protein → MKTIVVGYNESDPSDRAIERAGEMARRYGARLVVTSVVPVLIGGESRDDGSDLRNAGSLLEKMGVEAELVEAVGDPAEAIVEVAEANGADLIVVGTREPSMVERLLGHSVSENVQRRARCDVLIVH, encoded by the coding sequence ATGAAGACGATCGTCGTCGGCTACAACGAGTCCGACCCCTCCGACCGTGCGATCGAGCGTGCTGGTGAGATGGCACGCCGCTACGGTGCGCGACTCGTGGTGACGAGCGTCGTTCCCGTGCTGATCGGCGGCGAGAGTCGCGACGACGGCTCCGACCTGCGGAACGCGGGCTCCCTCCTCGAGAAGATGGGCGTCGAGGCAGAGCTCGTGGAGGCGGTCGGCGACCCGGCGGAGGCGATCGTCGAGGTCGCCGAGGCGAATGGGGCGGATCTGATCGTCGTCGGCACGCGCGAGCCGAGCATGGTCGAGCGGCTTCTCGGCCACTCCGTGAGCGAGAACGTGCAGCGCAGGGCCCGCTGTGACGTCCTGATCGTCCACTAG
- a CDS encoding ammonium transporter — MGSSLMSLLAETTIQDLERQIKLDSQILTEQFYFFTVVVMWLIHAGFMAYEAGIARRKNVMSTAMKNILTIAVVTPTFYYFGWYVYGCFQEGWPKSGHASPDALPGFCGLTAPWSAGLGPNLQDHVSLVFFLAFLLFSWTTGSIMSGALIERVRLSAYLMLTIVLGSFVWIMDAAWGWSSGGWLVTRFGFHDAIASLVVHGVAGAFTLGVLLNLGPRIGKYDVAGRARSFRPHNTHMTLLGLMLIFTGFYGFYAACLVIQSTVFPGWLNIYLSPTTLGAIAMVITIGFAGGFTGAWFASKGDPFWTLSGGLAGVIAVSAGADVYHPSLAYLLAASGGMLAVWVGTWIEKKLRLDDAVGAVAVHGFCGFYGVFLVGIFAGGYPTGINNIPVSFGGQLMGMMAFLPLAFLPGYVLSWVLKKLNLLRVPPEVELEGLDLAEFQQDFYPEFERVPEVIVTPDGDEVEAAPILLDAYHSATRKQTVKVGA; from the coding sequence ATGGGTTCGTCGCTGATGTCGTTGCTCGCGGAGACGACAATTCAGGATCTCGAAAGGCAGATCAAGCTCGACTCGCAGATCCTGACCGAGCAGTTCTACTTCTTCACGGTCGTTGTCATGTGGCTGATCCACGCCGGCTTCATGGCATACGAGGCAGGCATCGCACGGCGCAAGAACGTCATGTCGACGGCGATGAAGAACATCCTCACGATCGCCGTGGTCACACCGACGTTCTACTACTTCGGCTGGTACGTGTACGGCTGCTTCCAGGAAGGCTGGCCGAAGAGCGGGCACGCAAGCCCGGACGCTCTGCCGGGATTCTGCGGCCTGACCGCGCCGTGGAGCGCAGGCCTGGGGCCGAATCTCCAGGATCACGTCAGCCTCGTCTTCTTCCTCGCCTTCCTCCTCTTCTCGTGGACAACCGGCTCGATCATGTCGGGAGCGCTCATCGAGCGTGTCCGCCTCTCCGCCTATCTGATGCTGACGATCGTGCTCGGGTCGTTCGTGTGGATCATGGACGCGGCGTGGGGATGGAGCTCCGGCGGCTGGCTCGTGACGCGCTTCGGCTTCCACGACGCGATCGCGTCTCTCGTCGTGCACGGCGTGGCCGGCGCCTTCACGCTCGGTGTCCTGCTCAACCTCGGCCCACGGATCGGCAAGTACGACGTCGCGGGTAGAGCAAGGAGCTTCAGACCGCACAACACGCACATGACGCTGCTCGGGCTGATGTTGATCTTCACGGGCTTCTACGGCTTCTACGCAGCGTGTCTCGTGATCCAGTCCACCGTCTTCCCGGGCTGGCTCAACATCTATCTCTCGCCGACGACGCTCGGGGCGATCGCAATGGTGATCACGATCGGGTTCGCCGGAGGGTTCACCGGCGCCTGGTTCGCGAGCAAGGGCGATCCGTTCTGGACGCTGTCGGGCGGCCTTGCGGGCGTGATCGCCGTCTCCGCCGGCGCCGACGTCTATCATCCGTCGCTCGCCTACCTCCTCGCGGCCTCCGGTGGCATGCTGGCGGTGTGGGTCGGCACCTGGATCGAGAAGAAGCTCCGGCTCGACGATGCCGTCGGCGCGGTCGCCGTGCACGGGTTTTGCGGCTTCTACGGCGTCTTCCTCGTCGGCATCTTCGCGGGCGGATACCCCACGGGGATCAACAACATCCCCGTCTCGTTCGGCGGCCAGCTGATGGGGATGATGGCCTTCCTGCCGCTCGCCTTCCTGCCCGGGTACGTCCTCAGCTGGGTGCTGAAGAAGCTGAACCTGCTGCGCGTGCCGCCGGAGGTCGAGCTCGAGGGCCTCGACCTGGCCGAGTTCCAGCAGGACTTCTACCCGGAGTTCGAGCGCGTGCCGGAGGTGATCGTGACGCCCGACGGCGACGAGGTCGAGGCAGCGCCGATCCTGCTCGACGCCTACCACTCGGCTACGCGCAAACAGACCGTCAAGGTCGGAGCATAA
- a CDS encoding PepSY domain-containing protein has translation MDSARRDLRDSWAFRLAAVGIVLLAALLVARGCASSDRTVSQQQAEKIARAAVSFTPDRMQIRLVQQGIPPRAVWAVSLYDVDADGNPTRYRVVRVDGRTGAVLEP, from the coding sequence GTGGATAGCGCCCGGCGCGATCTCCGCGACAGCTGGGCGTTCCGGCTCGCTGCGGTCGGCATCGTACTGCTCGCCGCGCTCCTCGTCGCACGAGGTTGCGCGTCGTCCGATCGCACCGTCTCGCAGCAACAGGCCGAGAAGATCGCCCGGGCCGCGGTCTCGTTCACCCCGGATCGGATGCAGATCCGCCTCGTCCAGCAGGGTATCCCTCCGCGCGCGGTGTGGGCAGTCTCGCTCTACGACGTCGACGCGGACGGCAATCCGACCCGGTACCGCGTCGTGCGGGTCGACGGGCGAACCGGCGCGGTGCTCGAGCCGTAG
- a CDS encoding NAD(P)/FAD-dependent oxidoreductase, whose translation MIPVSSQYVVVGAGIHGLSTAYHLAGELEARGAGSGADIVVLDKARPGAGASGIACGVVRNNYFQPAMSELMQACVEVWESDAAAYHYNPVGYIALGPKAQESDLVAVFERQERIGYRSELIVGESAVTAHMRKLFPDWRARGVTVCLHEHQGGFAFNQESVQGLVDKCTGAGVSVLSGVEVTGIELGAGDVATAVETDHGRIAIGEQLVIAPGPWAQHFWRMLGLPDTIDVRTPAGDVRHDVRMWTYWNLQEGEITVDPLMFATADGGAPPVIHLDTDAPLTGDDGKLVTDELWGIYFKRDRHGVQGGASPLTVDGDVQLDPYPSTTDVDPGFPDMWCAALSHAMARFEGCRPLYKQARSGGVGSFSADNFPVFDYLKPNVYAILDSNHGYKMIGVGREVAKVLQGEHSSLLYPFRFERFATGDLHPVSNSPYPWS comes from the coding sequence ATGATCCCCGTTTCGTCTCAGTATGTCGTCGTCGGCGCCGGCATCCACGGTCTCTCGACCGCCTACCACCTCGCCGGGGAGCTCGAGGCGCGCGGTGCCGGGTCGGGCGCGGACATCGTAGTGCTCGACAAGGCCCGCCCGGGCGCCGGCGCGTCCGGCATCGCCTGCGGCGTCGTGCGCAACAACTACTTCCAGCCGGCGATGAGCGAGCTCATGCAGGCCTGCGTCGAGGTGTGGGAGTCGGACGCGGCCGCCTACCACTACAACCCGGTCGGCTACATCGCGCTCGGGCCGAAGGCGCAGGAGAGCGACCTCGTCGCCGTGTTCGAGCGCCAGGAGCGCATCGGCTACCGCTCGGAGCTGATCGTGGGCGAGAGCGCGGTCACGGCGCACATGCGGAAGCTGTTCCCCGACTGGCGCGCCCGCGGCGTCACCGTCTGCCTGCACGAGCACCAGGGTGGCTTCGCGTTCAACCAGGAGTCGGTGCAGGGGCTCGTCGACAAGTGCACCGGCGCGGGCGTGTCCGTGCTCTCCGGCGTCGAGGTGACGGGGATCGAGCTCGGCGCCGGCGACGTCGCCACCGCGGTCGAGACCGACCACGGCCGCATCGCGATCGGCGAGCAGCTCGTGATCGCGCCCGGCCCGTGGGCCCAGCACTTCTGGCGCATGCTCGGGCTGCCCGACACGATCGACGTGCGCACGCCCGCGGGCGACGTGCGGCACGACGTGCGCATGTGGACGTACTGGAACCTGCAGGAGGGCGAGATCACGGTCGACCCGCTCATGTTCGCGACGGCCGACGGCGGCGCCCCGCCCGTGATCCACCTCGACACCGACGCGCCCCTGACCGGCGACGACGGGAAGCTGGTCACCGACGAGCTCTGGGGCATCTACTTCAAGCGCGACCGCCACGGCGTGCAGGGCGGCGCCTCGCCGCTCACGGTCGACGGCGACGTGCAGCTCGACCCGTACCCCTCCACCACGGACGTCGACCCGGGCTTCCCCGACATGTGGTGCGCCGCGCTCTCCCACGCGATGGCGCGCTTCGAGGGCTGCCGGCCGCTCTACAAGCAGGCGCGCTCGGGCGGCGTCGGCTCGTTCAGCGCCGACAACTTCCCGGTGTTCGACTACCTGAAGCCGAACGTCTACGCGATCCTCGACTCGAACCACGGCTACAAGATGATCGGCGTCGGGCGCGAGGTGGCGAAGGTACTGCAGGGCGAGCACTCGAGCCTGCTGTACCCGTTCCGCTTCGAGCGCTTCGCGACGGGCGACCTGCACCCCGTCTCGAACTCGCCTTATCCCTGGAGCTGA
- a CDS encoding IclR family transcriptional regulator produces MARTGSPATRHVAAVERAVAVLDALVGGELGTNEVARRTGLNASTASRQLATLVAAGLVAHVEETGRYRLGPRLVELGNAALAGLDVRDLARPHLRALSHATGETATLSVPGDPDAITVDFVQSPSSVQSVARLGRPSVAHATATGKVALAFGEVELPPGRLRPYTARTITDRAALAREIAVVRERGYAVALREREDDLNAVAAPVCDSRGDLVAVIGVQGPASRFTPAAIDASLPVLRERAAAVSGAIGGDGAEP; encoded by the coding sequence ATGGCCCGCACCGGATCTCCAGCCACCCGTCACGTCGCCGCCGTCGAGCGGGCGGTCGCCGTGCTCGACGCGCTGGTCGGCGGCGAGCTGGGGACGAACGAGGTGGCACGGCGCACGGGCCTCAACGCGAGCACCGCCTCGCGCCAGCTCGCGACCCTGGTGGCGGCGGGTCTCGTCGCGCACGTGGAGGAGACGGGGCGCTACAGGCTCGGTCCGCGGCTCGTCGAGCTCGGCAACGCCGCCCTCGCCGGGCTCGACGTGCGCGATCTCGCGCGCCCGCACCTGCGGGCGCTGTCGCACGCGACCGGGGAGACCGCCACCCTGTCCGTGCCCGGAGATCCCGACGCGATCACCGTCGACTTCGTGCAGAGCCCGTCGTCGGTGCAGAGCGTCGCGCGGCTCGGTCGCCCGAGCGTCGCGCACGCGACGGCAACCGGCAAGGTCGCGCTCGCCTTCGGCGAGGTGGAGCTGCCGCCGGGAAGGCTGCGGCCCTACACCGCGCGCACCATCACCGACCGTGCGGCGCTCGCGCGCGAGATCGCCGTCGTGCGGGAGCGCGGCTACGCCGTCGCGCTGAGAGAGCGGGAGGACGACCTCAACGCCGTCGCCGCCCCGGTCTGCGACAGCCGCGGCGACCTCGTCGCCGTCATCGGCGTGCAGGGGCCGGCGTCCCGCTTCACCCCCGCTGCCATCGACGCCTCGCTCCCCGTGCTGCGCGAGCGCGCCGCCGCGGTGTCGGGCGCGATCGGCGGCGACGGCGCAGAACCGTGA